A portion of the Oncorhynchus gorbuscha isolate QuinsamMale2020 ecotype Even-year linkage group LG19, OgorEven_v1.0, whole genome shotgun sequence genome contains these proteins:
- the LOC124006505 gene encoding uncharacterized protein LOC124006505, with amino-acid sequence MRSLGKEAKRCLRNMEDSLVPRGGLPGLRSSPAPTLSPAPISSPASAPHLCPTLPQAQLTENPSHLPQLQQASDSPVSGSACSFPLHGDSGLHGDSGLHGDSVEEPVNLQMCHQVANELRHTMRRAVTFYNKVCCMTDSPEQQGQMSAILKEAFCVAHTELASVFPSGQTAAAGHSAPCPLEDSPGRQLRDDRTVALLEKYSEMLLFIAEKKMDSS; translated from the exons ATGCGTTCTCTTGGGAAGGAGGCGAAGAGGTGCCTCCGTAACATGGAGGACAGCTTGGTGCCACGGGGAGGATTACCAGGGCTCCGCAGCAGCCCGGCCCCCACCTTGTCTCCGGCCCCCATCTCGTCTCCGGCCTCGGCCCCCCATCTGTGCCCAACCCTCCCTCAGGCCCAGCTCACTGAGAACCCCTCCCATCTGCCCCAGCTGCAGCAGGCTAGCGacagtcctgtctctggttctgccTGTTCCTTCCCTCTCCACGGTGACTCTGGTCTCCACGGTGACTCTGGTCTCCACGGTGACTCTGTAGAGGAACCCGTGAACCTTCAGATGTGTCACCAGGTGGCCAACGAGTTGAGGCACACCATGAGAAGAGCCGTCACATTCTACAACAAG GTCTGCTGTATGACAGACAGCCCAGAGCAGCAGGGCCAGATGTCGGCCATTTTAAAAGAGGCCTTTTGTGTGGCGCATACGGAGCTGGCCTCTGTGTTTCCTTCGGGTCAGACGGCAGCAGCAGGTCACAGCGCCCCCTGTCCCCTGGAGGACTCTCCAGGTCGCCAGCTGAGAGACGACCGGACCGTGGCTCTATTAGAGAAATACTCTGAGATGCTGCTGTTCATTGCTGAGAAGAAGATGGACAGTAGCTAG